The following are encoded together in the Montipora capricornis isolate CH-2021 chromosome 5, ASM3666992v2, whole genome shotgun sequence genome:
- the LOC138049317 gene encoding uncharacterized protein isoform X2 — MEQLVAIVAVCRLAILKRMPAPLLTLMMAHRLYNSDKLSSLRVDELSLYFSHHKITFKWKKTEEIAMIKAHIGSLLYDSMERQQPRQPPLRNVRQQVTSSLSEVETNLQSDVVDRIVGAGPSSSSDESSPVTDFIPEPRAETSNYGRKRARVEREGSWSGKTPASEPTKKRRSLQAHLDKRLVMGSRLIRRKETSQDDNEEELRPTRQKDEVRGKHEQQNNDTPARSCQRS; from the exons ATGGAACAACTTGTGGCTATTGTGGCTGTTTGCCGACTCGCCATTCTTAAAAGAATGCCCGCTCCTCTTCTGACTCTGATGATGGCACATCGGCTGTACAACTCCGATAAGCTGTCGTCCTTGAGGGTGGACGAGCTATCCTTGTACTTTTCCCATCACAAAATCACcttcaaatggaagaaaactgAAGAGATCGCAATGATCAAAGCGCACATTGGCAGCTTGCTGTACGATTCAATGGAGCGTCAACAACCTCGGCAGCCACCGCTACGAAATGTGAGGCAACAAGTGACCTCGTCACTTTCCGAGGTCGAAACTAACTTGCAAAGTGATGTAGTAGATCGAATTGTCGGTGCAGGCCCGAGTAGCTCGAGTGACGAATCCTCACCGGTGACTGATTTTATACCAGAACCCCgcgcggaaacatcaaattatGGGCGAAAGCGGGCACGGGTCGAGAGAGAG GGTTCATGGTCGGGCAAAACTCCTGCAAGTGAACCCACTAAAAAGAGACGATCTCTGCAAGCGCATTTGGACAAACGACTGGTCATGGGATCACGCTTAATACGAAGAAAGGAAACATCACAAGACGACAATGAGGAAGAATTAAGACCAACAAGACAAAAAGATGAAGTACGAGGAAAACACGAACAGCAAAATAACGATACCCCAGCTCGTAGCTGTCAGAGAAGTTAG
- the LOC138049317 gene encoding uncharacterized protein isoform X1: MEQLVAIVAVCRLAILKRMPAPLLTLMMAHRLYNSDKLSSLRVDELSLYFSHHKITFKWKKTEEIAMIKAHIGSLLYDSMERQQPRQPPLRNVRQQVTSSLSEVETNLQSDVVDRIVGAGPSSSSDESSPVTDFIPEPRAETSNYGRKRARVERECPLLKDDLGSWSGKTPASEPTKKRRSLQAHLDKRLVMGSRLIRRKETSQDDNEEELRPTRQKDEVRGKHEQQNNDTPARSCQRS; this comes from the exons ATGGAACAACTTGTGGCTATTGTGGCTGTTTGCCGACTCGCCATTCTTAAAAGAATGCCCGCTCCTCTTCTGACTCTGATGATGGCACATCGGCTGTACAACTCCGATAAGCTGTCGTCCTTGAGGGTGGACGAGCTATCCTTGTACTTTTCCCATCACAAAATCACcttcaaatggaagaaaactgAAGAGATCGCAATGATCAAAGCGCACATTGGCAGCTTGCTGTACGATTCAATGGAGCGTCAACAACCTCGGCAGCCACCGCTACGAAATGTGAGGCAACAAGTGACCTCGTCACTTTCCGAGGTCGAAACTAACTTGCAAAGTGATGTAGTAGATCGAATTGTCGGTGCAGGCCCGAGTAGCTCGAGTGACGAATCCTCACCGGTGACTGATTTTATACCAGAACCCCgcgcggaaacatcaaattatGGGCGAAAGCGGGCACGGGTCGAGAGAGAG TGTCCTTTATTAAAAGATGATTTG GGTTCATGGTCGGGCAAAACTCCTGCAAGTGAACCCACTAAAAAGAGACGATCTCTGCAAGCGCATTTGGACAAACGACTGGTCATGGGATCACGCTTAATACGAAGAAAGGAAACATCACAAGACGACAATGAGGAAGAATTAAGACCAACAAGACAAAAAGATGAAGTACGAGGAAAACACGAACAGCAAAATAACGATACCCCAGCTCGTAGCTGTCAGAGAAGTTAG